From Vitis vinifera cultivar Pinot Noir 40024 chromosome 14, ASM3070453v1, a single genomic window includes:
- the LOC100248015 gene encoding uncharacterized protein LOC100248015 isoform X1, with protein sequence MSILPAQNQGSTSSSSAAPSQNPNLDHGILFQPHPSPLSRSPPSLPSHVQNLASLHISDSESSVASSEDVSGSLAPAAADSGGSSKKVTELGVQNSKKSLPHQNTGTRSQSRSVGRGSESTQSRGKLSGPTISPRSQQASGSINFHGSTTHSAGRKTQMNGNHLLNFHYDPISRPQPRAPPPRRQQKIKPYNKDLFLQANYRFVVLDTGNQVPELMDPDKMLQWDDIICVRYSTPLPVQCPICLECPLCPQITSCGHIFCFPCILRYLLMGKEDHKGDCWKKCPLCFVMISPKDLYTLYIENVKQYCVGDTAEFMLLTRQKDSFTLSEKNKQETDVMPCNSEVHDSFSKFIFTSDVDLSVREAISDLDSWLVRADSGLVDDLEKLPYVCAAVEQLEQRKKYWNEHGTCKSTISVKYTDCQSGSHVIPSTTNVACSDYEACGFKYGSPSSDVDDKSKWLGNLTPDKLDGGECLVQTADMGETLEGQCRALSSSYDENKSLQRHSSGSRDLKDDDSYNFYQAVDGQHLILHPLNMKCLLHHYGGYAFLPNRISGRILQLETVTQSEAMRRRYRYLSHFSLTTTFQLCEIDLREVLPPSAFFPFMDEIKKRERQRKKLARKDTKEKLKAEATTTDSLPIPSRFGEYVYPPTFSIDDFEALGSPVVTSTSPPTFGERKLFSNVTKLGFAAGHDSPGLKIEEVHSVHSTSMASDSSGVTGSRNAGTPSFANVISRGKSVESLDASKTIGTGKKGKKSNQILLSTAGGRRY encoded by the exons GTTCTTTGGCTCCAGCTGCAGCAGATTCTGGTGGATCTTCCAAAAAG GTGACTGAATTAGGTGTCCAAAATAGTAAGAAGAGTTTGCCTCACCAAAACACTGGTACACGGTCACAGTCTCGCTCAGTTGGTCGAGGGTCTGAATCTACTCAATCCAGAGGGAAACTGTCTGGACCCACTATTTCTCCTCGCAGCCAACAAGCTAGTGGGTCTATCAATTTTCATGGAAGCACAACTCATTCTGCAGGAAGAAAAACCCAGATGAATGGTAACCACTTACTGAATTTTCATTATGACCCTATTTCTCGTCCTCAACCAAGGGCTCCACCTCCAAGACGACAGCAGAAGATAAAGCCATACAACAAAGATCTATTCCTCCAAGCAAATTACAGGTTTGTTGTCTTAGATACAGGAAACCAGGTACCAGAGTTGATGGATCCAGATAAAATGTTACAGTGGGATGATATCATTTGTGTTAGGTATTCCACTCCGTTGCCTGTGCAGTGTCCCATTTGTTTGGAATGTCCCCTATGCCCACAGATAACCTCATGTggacatattttttgtttcccaTGTATTCTGCGATACTTATTAATGGGTAAGGAGGATCATAAAGGTGACTGTTGGAAGAAATGCCCCCTATGTTTTGTGATGATATCTCCAAAGGATTTGTACACCCTCTATATTGAGAATGTTAAACAGTATTGTGTTGGTGATACTGCAGAGTTTATGCTTCTAACCCGGCAAAAAGATTCATTTACTCTGTCtgagaaaaataaacaagagACAGATGTAATGCCATGTAACAGTGAAGTCCATGATTCCTTTTCGAAATTCATATTCACGTCAGATGTGGATTTGTCTGTTAGAGAAGCCATATCAGATCTGGACAGTTGGTTGGTCAGAGCAGATTCGGGGCTTGTTGATGATTTGGAGAAGCTTCCATATGTTTGTGCCGCAGTGGAACAATTAGAACAGAGAAAGAAGTACTGGAATGAGCATGGGACCTGTAAGAGCACTATATCTGTTAAATATACTGATTGTCAGTCAGGATCTCATGTAATCCCATCCACCACAAATGTTGCTTGTTCTGATTATGAAGCATGTGGATTCAAATATGGATCACCATCTTCTGATGTAGATGACAAAAGTAAGTGGTTGGGTAACTTAACACCAGATAAATTAGATGGAGGGGAATGTTTGGTTCAGACTGCTGATATGGGTGAAACACTAGAAGGCCAATGCAGAGCTTTATCTTCTTCCTATGATGAAAACAAGAGCTTGCAAAGGCACTCAAGTGGTTCTAGAGATCTAAAGGATGATGACTCGTACAATTTCTACCAG GCAGTAGATGGTCAGCACCTCATTCTTCATCCTTTAAATATGAAGTGTCTTTTACACCATTATGGAGGCTATGCATTTCTCCCCAACAG AATAAGTGGAAGAATTTTACAGTTAGAGACAGTGACTCAGTCAGAGGCCATGAGGAGGCGCTATCGCTACTtaagtcatttttctttaacAACAACGTTTCAG CTTTGTGAAATTGATCTTCGTGAGGTACTGCCTCCTAGtgccttttttccttttatggaTGAAATCAAGAAGCGTGAGAGGCAGAGGAAGAAACTTGCCAGGAAG GATACGAAGGAGAAACTTAAGGCTGAAGCTACCACTACAGATTCTTTGCCCATACCATCCAGATTTGGAGAGTATGTGTACCCCCCTACGTTCTCCATAGATGATTTTGAAG CTTTGGGAAGTCCTGTGGTGACATCGACAAGCCCTCCGACATTTGGGGAAagaaaactattctcaaatgtCACCAAACTAGGCTTTGCAGCTGGGCATGATTCTCCAGGCTTGAAAATTGAGGAAGTCCATTCCGTGCATAGCACCAGTATGGCAAGCGATTCTTCTGGTGTGACTG GTTCAAGAAATGCAGGGACACCATCGTTTGCCAATGTGATATCCAGAGGGAAATCTGTTGAAAGTTTGGATGCATCCAAGACAATTGGCACagggaaaaaggggaagaaatcgAATCAAATTCTTTTGTCAACTGCTGGTGGTCGGCGCTACTGA
- the LOC104881643 gene encoding uncharacterized protein LOC104881643, which produces MDDIMGKALKEIEVVKMMIANEDYMGARTKLHELRHHFPALDGISGMITVCDILSSAGYGFLGCGTNWYWVLQIMRAAGEADIRYQFHKFKRLLDPIKTSFPGTESALKMIQDAFSVLSDPEKRAVFDLDLDSTLECGFVGENLVHKEDIAQISVRCSKSVCDTSDGINEESNSKECSLKRIINQDLLGKMDLHNAGMPTQAELINGVYDLIEERDVHDPEIPAQIEVTNGIHADDEQRKVTCTQERSMISACVKRRITVGTEKTANSMSSSVVSDCSSDKSSWSVKSKVGKNCFPVFYNFEYIRKPQLFTVGQVWATYDDENMPRKYARINSIYKFPFRLHISWLIPAPVTAHERRWCEVGLPVVCGFFNVDRNETVVTEPKKFSHMINCFASPNEQLQIYPQNGDIWAMYKDWKPFEWCSNPEARKGCILRMVEIIAGCSNPTGVMAAGLVKVEWFKNVFQRFTNNGNEYSFPIPAKNFFVFSHKVPAFRFTGGEMDRISNGMLELDPLAVPDVLDCIMAKPVEGSSSGSPTFLHSCPIPPVPESLNWKWSANNFASNQIWAVYVGPDSMPRKYVVVNNVVSGSEVCVTFLEPHPKLDNEVYWVGEKLPFVCGSFRAGKTTINLGMSRFSHMVKCEYSTNGFSYGIYPKKGEIWAMYRNWNSKWKQSDLSYYQCCIVEIVTDFSEESGLMAARLVEVPGYTTFFKRQVFDGFEMIRTIPRAEMLSFSHRIAAFTVPGVEIHGIPEDSWHLEPDALPPNLSNELKLQRRSS; this is translated from the coding sequence ATGGATGACATTATGGGGAAGGCTCTTAAAGAAATAGAGGTCGTTAAAATGATGATTGCTAACGAGGATTACATGGGTGCCAGAACCAAGTTACATGAACTGCGGCATCATTTTCCAGCTCTTGATGGCATCTCAGGGATGATCACTGTCTGTGACATACTATCCTCTGCAGGCTATGGGTTCTTAGGTTGTGGGACCAACTGGTATTGGGTGCTTCAGATAATGAGAGCTGCAGGTGAAGCTGACATTCGATACCAGTTTCATAAATTTAAGAGACTTTTGGATCCCATCAAGACTAGCTTCCCTGGCACTGAATCTGCTCTGAAGATGATTCAGGATGCATTTTCTGTGCTTTCAGACCCAGAGAAGCGTGCAGTGtttgatttggatttggattcAACTTTAGAATGCGGATTTGTTGGAGAGAATCTTGTTCACAAGGAAGATATTGCACAAATTTCTGTCAGGTGTAGTAAATCTGTTTGTGATACCAGTGATGGAATCAATGAAGAGAGCAATTCAAAAGAATGTTCTTTAAAGAGGATAATAAATCAAGATCTTCTTGGCAAAATGGATCTTCACAATGCTGGAATGCCTACTCAAGCTGAGTTGATTAATGGGGTTTATGATCTCATAGAGGAGAGGGACGTTCATGATCCTGAAATACCTGCCCAGATTGAGGTCACAAATGGGATTCATGCTGATGATGAACAGAGGAAGGTGACCTGCACACAGGAAAGAAGCATGATTTCTGCTTGTGTGAAGAGGAGAATTACTGTAGGAACTGAGAAAACTGCAAACAGCATGTCCTCCTCCGTAGTTTCTGATTGTTCTAGTGATAAGTCATCTTGGTCTGTGAAATCGAAGGTTGGTAAGAATTGTTTTCCAGTTTTTTACAATTTTGAGTATATCAGAAAACCCCAATTATTCACAGTTGGCCAGGTTTGGGCTACTTATGATGATGAGAACATGCCTCGAAAGTATGCTCGGATTAATAGCATATATAAGTTTCCTTTTAGGTTGCACATCAGTTGGCTGATACCTGCACCAGTTACTGCACATGAGAGAAGATGGTGTGAGGTGGGTTTGCCTGTTGTGTGTGGATTTTTTAATGTGGATAGGAATGAAACTGTTGTTACTGAACCAAAAAAATTTTCCCATATGATCAACTGTTTTGCAAGTCCAAATGAGCAACTTCAAATTTATCCCCAAAATGGCGACATTTGGGCAATGTACAAAGATTGGAAACCATTTGAATGGTGCTCTAATCCTGAAGCTAGAAAAGGCTGCATTTTACGGATGGTTGAAATCATTGCAGGTTGCTCCAACCCAACTGGTGTTATGGCTGCAGGCTTGGTGAAAGTAGAATGGTTTAAAAATGTCTTTCAAAGATTCACAAACAATGGAAATGAGTATTCTTTTCCCATCCCtgcaaaaaatttctttgtGTTCTCTCATAAAGTTCCAGCATTTAGATTCACCGGTGGAGAGATGGATAGAATCTCCAATGGGATGCTTGAACTAGACCCTTTGGCTGTTCCTGATGTTCTAGACTGTATCATGGCCAAACCAGTAGAAGGGAGTTCAAGTGGTTCTCCCACCTTCCTTCACAGCTGTCCTATTCCTCCTGTGCCGGAATCATTGAATTGGAAATGGTCAGCCAACAATTTTGCTTCAAATCAAATATGGGCTGTATATGTTGGTCCTGATTCCATGCCTCGGAAATATGTTGTAGTAAACAATGTGGTTTCAGGGTCTGAAGTGTGTGTGACATTCTTGGAGCCTCATCCCAAACTAGATAACGAGGTCTACTGGGTTGGTGAGAAGTTGCCATTTGTTTGTGGGTCATTTAGAGCTGGTAAAACCACTATCAACTTGGGGATGTCTAGGTTCTCACATATGGTGAAGTGTGAGTATAGCACAAACGGGTTTTCTTATGGAATATATCCAAAGAAAGGCGAAATTTGGGCAATGTACAGAAACTGGAACAGCAAATGGAAGCAATCTGACTTAAGTTATTACCAGTGTTGTATTGTTGAGATTGTTACAGATTTCTCTGAGGAATCTGGGTTGATGGCAGCCCGCTTAGTTGAGGTCCCAGGTTACACAACTTTCTTTAAGAGACAGGTGTTTGATGGGTTTGAGATGATCCGAACCATTCCAAGAGCAGAAATGCTCAGTTTTTCTCACCGGATAGCAGCATTTACTGTTCCGGGAGTTGAAATCCATGGTATTCCTGAAGACTCTTGGCACCTGGAGCCTGATGCATTGCCTCCCAATCTCAGCAACGAGTTAAAGCTTCAAAGGAGGTCATCTTAG
- the LOC100854796 gene encoding putative pentatricopeptide repeat-containing protein At2g01510: MKPFRPNALQNLTSLTSLASLQSPKLRLNVVNNIDARIVKTGFDPDTSRSNFRVGNFLKNGELSQARQLFEKMPHKNTVSTNMMISGYVKSGNLGEARKLFDGMVERTAVTWTILIGGYSQLNQFKEAFELFVQMQRCGTEPDYVTFVTLLSGCNGHEMGNQITQVQTQIIKLGYDSRLIVGNTLVDSYCKSNRLDLACQLFKEMPEIDSVSYNAMITGYSKDGLDEKAVNLFVEMQNSGLKPTEFTFAAVLCANIGLDDIVLGQQIHSFVIKTNFVWNVFVSNALLDFYSKHDSVIDARKLFDEMPEQDGVSYNVIISGYAWDGKHKYAFDLFRELQFTAFDRKQFPFATMLSIASNTLDWEMGRQIHAQTIVTTADSEILVGNSLVDMYAKCGKFEEAEMIFTNLTHRSAVPWTAMISAYVQKGFYEEGLQLFNKMRQASVIADQATFASLLRASASIASLSLGKQLHSFIIKSGFMSNVFSGSALLDVYAKCGSIKDAVQTFQEMPDRNIVSWNAMISAYAQNGEAEATLKSFKEMVLSGLQPDSVSFLGVLSACSHSGLVEEGLWHFNSMTQIYKLDPRREHYASVVDMLCRSGRFNEAEKLMAEMPIDPDEIMWSSVLNACRIHKNQELARRAADQLFNMEELRDAAPYVNMSNIYAAAGQWENVSKVHKAMRDRGVKKLPAYSWVEIKHETHMFSANDRCHPQIEEIRKKIDMLTKTMEELGYKPDTSCALHNEDEKFKVESLKYHSERLAIAFALISTPEGSPILVMKNLRACIDCHAAIKVISKIVGREITVRDSTRFHHFRDGFCSCGDFW, translated from the coding sequence ATGAAACCATTCAGACCAAATGCACTCCAAAACCTCACTTCTCTAACTTCTCTAGCAAGCCTTCAATCTCCAAAACTTCGCCTCAATGTTGTCAACAATATCGACGCCCGAATCGTCAAAACTGGTTTTGATCCAGACACATCTCGCTCCAATTTCAGGGTCggtaattttcttaaaaatgggGAATTATCTCAAGCACGCCAACTGTTTGAGAAAATGCCTCACAAGAACACTGTCTCAACCAACATGATGATTTCGGGCTATGTCAAGTCTGGCAATCTTGGTGAAGCTAGAAAGTTGTTTGATGGCATGGTTGAACGAACAGCTGTGACATGGACAATTTTGATTGGTGGGTATTCTCAATTGAACCAGTTTAAGGAAGCGTTTGAACTTTTTGTCCAGATGCAGAGGTGTGGGACTGAGCCAGATTATGTGACTTTTGTCACTCTCTTATCAGGGTGCAATGGCCATGAGATGGGGAACCAAATAACTCAAGTTCAGACCCAGATCATCAAATTGGGATATGATTCAAGGCTTATTGTTGGCAACACTCTGGTTGATTCTTATTGCAAATCTAATCGCCTGGATTTAGCTTGTCAGCTCTTTAAGGAAATGCCGGAAATAGATTCAGTTTCTTACAATGCAATGATAACAGGGTATTCAAAAGATGGATTAGATGAGAAAGCTGTAAATCTCTTTGTGGAAATGCAAAACTCAGGTTTGAAGCCCACGGAGTTTACTTTTGCAGCAGTTCTATGTGCCAATATTGGGTTAGATGACATAGTCCTGGGTCAACAAATTCACAGTTTTGTGATCAAGaccaattttgtttggaatgTGTTTGTGAGCAATGCCTTGCTCGATTTCTACTCAAAGCATGACTCTGTGATTGATGCCAGAAAACTTTTTGATGAGATGCCCGAGCAGGACGGTGTGTCTTATAATGTGATCATCTCAGGCTATGCATGGGATGGAAAACATAAATATGCTTTTGATCTTTTCCGGGAATTACAGTTCACCGCATTTGACAGGAAACAGTTCCCTTTTGCAACCATGTTGAGTATAGCATCAAATACATTAGATTGGGAAATGGGTAGACAAATCCATGCCCAAACTATTGTCACAACAGCTGATTCAGAAATTCTAGTGGGAAATTCTCTGGTAGACATGTATGCAAAATGTGGTAAATTTGAGGAAGCTGAAATGATATTTACAAATTTGACCCATAGAAGTGCAGTTCCGTGGACTGCCATGATCTCAGCTTATGTTCAGAAGGGGTTCTATGAAGAAGGACTTCAATTATTCAATAAGATGCGCCAAGCCAGTGTAATTGCAGACCAGGCCACTTTTGCCAGCCTATTAAGAGCCTCTGCAAGTATAGCTTCACTATCTCTGGGGAAACAGTTGCattcatttataataaaatcaggATTCATGTCCAATGTGTTTTCTGGGAGTGCACTTCTAGATGTGTATGCCAAATGTGGGTCCATAAAAGATGCAGTTCAAACCTTTCAGGAGATGCCTGATAGGAATATAGTCTCTTGGAATGCCATGATCTCAGCTTATGCCCAGAATGGGGAAGCTGAGGCCACTCTCAAATCATTCAAAGAGATGGTTCTGTCGGGTCTCCAACCAGATTCTGTAAGCTTCCTCGGCGTACTCTCTGCATGCAGCCATAGTGGGCTTGTTGAAGAAGGATTATGGCACTTCAACTCCATGACTCAAATTTATAAACTTGATCCAAGAAGGGAACATTATGCATCTGTAGTAGACATGTTATGCCGCAGTGGACGTTTCAATGAAGCAGAGAAGTTGATGGCTGAGATGCCGATTGACCCAGATGAAATCATGTGGTCATCAGTTCTGAATGCCTGCAGGATacataaaaatcaagaacttgCCAGAAGAGCAGCGGACCAACTATTCAATATGGAGGAGCTAAGAGATGCTGCTCCTTATGTCAACATGTCTAATATTTATGCAGCAGCAGGGCAATGGGAGAATGTTAGTAAGGTGCACAAAGCAATGAGGGACCGGGGAGTTAAGAAGCTGCCAGCTTATAGTTGGGttgaaatcaaacatgagaCACACATGTTCTCAGCAAATGATAGGTGTCATCCACAAATAGAAGAAATCAGGAAGAAGATAGACATGTTAACAAAGACGATGGAGGAACTAGGGTACAAACCAGATACGAGTTGTGCCCTTCACAATGAAGATGAGAAGTTCAAAGTAGAGTCTCTTAAATATCACAGCGAGAGGTTAGCAATTGCCTTTGCGCTGATCAGTACACCAGAAGGGTCACCAATACTGGTGATGAAAAACTTGCGAGCTTGTATAGACTGCCATGCTGCCATCAAGGTGATTTCTAAAATTGTAGGACGGGAAATTACAGTTAGGGATTCAACCAGGTTCCATCATTTTAGAGATGGGTTCTGCTCCTGTGGGGACTTTTGGTGA
- the LOC100258280 gene encoding sialyltransferase-like protein 1 encodes MRPLHPSSRPSSNRMRFTLFHLICAAVFFSLFVFGIQSSLFAGSRRISNNINIQILSDFQSSVQQCMANRGFGITAHIIDHCKLILKFPEGTNSTWFNTQFKKFEALEYSYDVCETILLWEQYRNITTVLTREYLDVRPDGWLNYAAKRIAQLGAKDCSNRTLCEEHLNLLLPAKPPFHPRQFQTCAVVGNSGDLLKTEFGEEIDSHDVVIRENEAPVNKKYAKYVGLKRDFRLVVRGAARNMVTILNGSDDEVLIIKSVTHRDFNAMIKSIQNPVYLFQGIVLRRGAKGTGMKSIELALSMCDIVDIYGFTVDPGYTEWTRYFSTPRKGHNPLQGRAYYQLLECLGVIRIHSPMRAERKQDWSDVPSRAMISRAHAAALRLRKGQADQAGDLGQFGNCKVWGNGGPENSGPISGSPDMSDLRRNSNYSKWEAMPFESLRREARDHYFQMEGVSMYKMDGNKLDDLVCVRHSFLKSKE; translated from the exons ATGAGACCTCTTCATCCTTCAAGCAGGCCCTCCTCCAACAGGATGAGATTCACTCTTTTCCATCTGATCTGCGCTGCcgtcttcttctctcttttcgTTTTCGGCATTCAGTCTTCTCTCTTCGCCG GCAGCAGGAGGATTTCGAATAACATCAACATTCAGATTTTATCGGATTTCCAGTCCAGTGTTCAGCAATGCATG GCAAACAGAGGGTTTGGAATTACTGCACATATTATTGACCACTGCAAATTGATTCTCAAGTTCCCTGAAGGCACTAACAGTACCTGG TTCAAtacacaatttaaaaaatttgaagccTTGGAATACAGTTATGATGTTTGTGAGACAATTTTGCTTTGGGAGCag TATCGTAACATCACGACAGTTTTGACAAGAGAATACCTAGATGTTCGGCCAGATGGATGGTTGAACTATGCTGCAAAAAGGATAGCTCAATT GGGAGCTAAAGATTGCTCAAATCGGACTCTTTGTGAGGAGCATCTTAATTTATTATTACCAGCAAAACCCCCTTTTCACCCTCGCCAGTTTCAAACATGTGCGGTTGTTGGAAATTCAGGAGATCTTTTAAAGACAGAATTTGGAGAAGAGATTGATAGCCATGATGTGGTTATACGTGAGAATGAGGCTCCTGTTAATAAG AAATACGCCAAGTATGTTGGACTGAAGAGGGATTTCCGACTTGTAGTAAGGGGTGCTGCCCGTAACATGGTTACCATTCTCAATGGATCTG ATGATGAGGTACTCATCATCAAAAGTGTGACCCATAGAGATTTCAATGCAATGATAAAG AGTATTCAAAATCCAGTTTATCTTTTCCAAGGTATTGTGCTTCGCAGAGGTGCCAAAGGAACTGGAATGAAATCTATAGAACTAGCACTTTCCATGTGTGACATTGTTGACATATATGGTTTCACCGTTGATCCTGGGTACACAGAATG GACCCGATACTTCTCTACACCAAGGAAAGGACACAATCCACTTCAAGGAAGGGCATATTACCAGCTCCTAGAGTGCCTTGGG GTTATTAGGATTCATTCTCCCATGAGAGCTGAGAGGAAGCAAGATTGGTCAGATGTTCCAAGTCGAGCAATGATAAGCAGAGCACATGCTGCGGCCTTGCGCTTACGAAAGGGTCAAGCTGATCAGGCTGGAGATTTGGGACAATTTGGTAACTGTAAAGTGTGGGGCAACGGAGGCCCTGAGAATAGTGGGCCCATTTCAGGATCTCCAGACATGAGTGATCTTAGAAGAAATTCAAACTACAGTAAATGGGAGGCAATGCCGTTTGAGAGTTTAAGAAGGGAAGCGAGGGATCACTATTTTCAAATGGAAGGTGTTTCTATGTACAAAATGGATGGCAACAAATTGGATGACTTGGTATGCGTGAGGCATTCCTTCTTAAAATCCAAGGAATGA
- the LOC100249844 gene encoding light-regulated protein 1, chloroplastic translates to MQAALCFAPTLLPLTPSRNFATPASSSPPKLATSLTSRRPPIKAAAAAYDSSTVDYNSMTSVFPAEACDVIGGEACLADCYPEVRLKQEARNRAARTASEVTERDYYEYNDAKTVFRAEACDDLGGLFCEREYQRGVY, encoded by the exons ATGCAGGCAGCTTTGTGCTTTGCCCCCACCCTTCTCCCTCTCACACCCTCCAGGAACTTTGCTACACCTGCAAGTTCTTCCCCTCCAAAGTTAGCCACCTCACTCACTTCCCGCCGTCCGCCAATCAAAGCAGCTGCCGCGGCCTACGACTCTTCTACAGTTGATTACAACTCCATGACCTC TGTGTTTCCAGCAGAAGCCTGCGATGTAATTGGTGGAGAAGCCTGCTTGGCAGATTGTTATCCAGAAGTGAGGCTCAAACAGGAGGCTAGAAATAGGGCCGCAAGAACTGCTTCTGAAGTCACTGAGCGAGACTATTACGAGTACAATGATGCAAAAAC GGTGTTCCGGGCAGAGGCTTGCGATGATCTTGGAGGACTTTTCTGTGAGCGTGAGTATCAGAGGGGCGTCTACTAG
- the LOC100248015 gene encoding uncharacterized protein LOC100248015 isoform X2 — MSILPAQNQGSTSSSSAAPSQNPNLDHGILFQPHPSPLSRSPPSLPSHVQNLASLHISDSESSVASSEDVSGSLAPAAADSGGSSKKVTELGVQNSKKSLPHQNTGTRSQSRSVGRGSESTQSRGKLSGPTISPRSQQASGSINFHGSTTHSAGRKTQMNGNHLLNFHYDPISRPQPRAPPPRRQQKIKPYNKDLFLQANYRFVVLDTGNQVPELMDPDKMLQWDDIICVRYSTPLPVQCPICLECPLCPQITSCGHIFCFPCILRYLLMGKEDHKGDCWKKCPLCFVMISPKDLYTLYIENVKQYCVGDTAEFMLLTRQKDSFTLSEKNKQETDVMPCNSEVHDSFSKFIFTSDVDLSVREAISDLDSWLVRADSGLVDDLEKLPYVCAAVEQLEQRKKYWNEHGTCKSTISVKYTDCQSGSHVIPSTTNVACSDYEACGFKYGSPSSDVDDKSKWLGNLTPDKLDGGECLVQTADMGETLEGQCRALSSSYDENKSLQRHSSGSRDLKDDDSYNFYQAVDGQHLILHPLNMKCLLHHYGGYAFLPNRISGRILQLETVTQSEAMRRRYRYLSHFSLTTTFQLCEIDLREVLPPSAFFPFMDEIKKRERQRKKLARKDTKEKLKAEATTTDSLPIPSRFGEYVYPPTFSIDDFEALGSPVVTSTSPPTFGERKLFSNVTKLGFAAGHDSPGLKIEEVHSVHSTSMASDSSGSRNAGTPSFANVISRGKSVESLDASKTIGTGKKGKKSNQILLSTAGGRRY; from the exons GTTCTTTGGCTCCAGCTGCAGCAGATTCTGGTGGATCTTCCAAAAAG GTGACTGAATTAGGTGTCCAAAATAGTAAGAAGAGTTTGCCTCACCAAAACACTGGTACACGGTCACAGTCTCGCTCAGTTGGTCGAGGGTCTGAATCTACTCAATCCAGAGGGAAACTGTCTGGACCCACTATTTCTCCTCGCAGCCAACAAGCTAGTGGGTCTATCAATTTTCATGGAAGCACAACTCATTCTGCAGGAAGAAAAACCCAGATGAATGGTAACCACTTACTGAATTTTCATTATGACCCTATTTCTCGTCCTCAACCAAGGGCTCCACCTCCAAGACGACAGCAGAAGATAAAGCCATACAACAAAGATCTATTCCTCCAAGCAAATTACAGGTTTGTTGTCTTAGATACAGGAAACCAGGTACCAGAGTTGATGGATCCAGATAAAATGTTACAGTGGGATGATATCATTTGTGTTAGGTATTCCACTCCGTTGCCTGTGCAGTGTCCCATTTGTTTGGAATGTCCCCTATGCCCACAGATAACCTCATGTggacatattttttgtttcccaTGTATTCTGCGATACTTATTAATGGGTAAGGAGGATCATAAAGGTGACTGTTGGAAGAAATGCCCCCTATGTTTTGTGATGATATCTCCAAAGGATTTGTACACCCTCTATATTGAGAATGTTAAACAGTATTGTGTTGGTGATACTGCAGAGTTTATGCTTCTAACCCGGCAAAAAGATTCATTTACTCTGTCtgagaaaaataaacaagagACAGATGTAATGCCATGTAACAGTGAAGTCCATGATTCCTTTTCGAAATTCATATTCACGTCAGATGTGGATTTGTCTGTTAGAGAAGCCATATCAGATCTGGACAGTTGGTTGGTCAGAGCAGATTCGGGGCTTGTTGATGATTTGGAGAAGCTTCCATATGTTTGTGCCGCAGTGGAACAATTAGAACAGAGAAAGAAGTACTGGAATGAGCATGGGACCTGTAAGAGCACTATATCTGTTAAATATACTGATTGTCAGTCAGGATCTCATGTAATCCCATCCACCACAAATGTTGCTTGTTCTGATTATGAAGCATGTGGATTCAAATATGGATCACCATCTTCTGATGTAGATGACAAAAGTAAGTGGTTGGGTAACTTAACACCAGATAAATTAGATGGAGGGGAATGTTTGGTTCAGACTGCTGATATGGGTGAAACACTAGAAGGCCAATGCAGAGCTTTATCTTCTTCCTATGATGAAAACAAGAGCTTGCAAAGGCACTCAAGTGGTTCTAGAGATCTAAAGGATGATGACTCGTACAATTTCTACCAG GCAGTAGATGGTCAGCACCTCATTCTTCATCCTTTAAATATGAAGTGTCTTTTACACCATTATGGAGGCTATGCATTTCTCCCCAACAG AATAAGTGGAAGAATTTTACAGTTAGAGACAGTGACTCAGTCAGAGGCCATGAGGAGGCGCTATCGCTACTtaagtcatttttctttaacAACAACGTTTCAG CTTTGTGAAATTGATCTTCGTGAGGTACTGCCTCCTAGtgccttttttccttttatggaTGAAATCAAGAAGCGTGAGAGGCAGAGGAAGAAACTTGCCAGGAAG GATACGAAGGAGAAACTTAAGGCTGAAGCTACCACTACAGATTCTTTGCCCATACCATCCAGATTTGGAGAGTATGTGTACCCCCCTACGTTCTCCATAGATGATTTTGAAG CTTTGGGAAGTCCTGTGGTGACATCGACAAGCCCTCCGACATTTGGGGAAagaaaactattctcaaatgtCACCAAACTAGGCTTTGCAGCTGGGCATGATTCTCCAGGCTTGAAAATTGAGGAAGTCCATTCCGTGCATAGCACCAGTATGGCAAGCGATTCTTCTG GTTCAAGAAATGCAGGGACACCATCGTTTGCCAATGTGATATCCAGAGGGAAATCTGTTGAAAGTTTGGATGCATCCAAGACAATTGGCACagggaaaaaggggaagaaatcgAATCAAATTCTTTTGTCAACTGCTGGTGGTCGGCGCTACTGA